A DNA window from Lutra lutra chromosome 8, mLutLut1.2, whole genome shotgun sequence contains the following coding sequences:
- the LOC125107023 gene encoding basic proline-rich protein-like: MNAPARGTTPAPRPGPRGPHARPLPRPFLPRVTAAAGTAEPGGDERGLPDAGPRHPRSPARRLPACPACPARRIPDLRPPLPAPRLPPGLPDAPACPTPRLPGSVPRCRHRGSSRPPRRSRSPNSLPGLRPPRRPGLLRRRAPGLRARPPRPPASPARPPRRRRLPARPARRPPPRPPSGDPPARSRTMRRPPRPPNMAPAQAPERPAGEAAAAGGPDEAPARPPPTHLRGRGRGSPAAGAEAGAAQAALMAPAAPPPTAAQARAAAALGAGSCRRRPARLGGRGLARSRALRACTG; encoded by the exons ATGAACGCTCCGGCCCGCGGTACCACGCCGGCTCCGAGGCCCGGACCCCGCGGCCCGCACGCGCGGCCGCTCCCCCGGCCCTTCCTGCCGCGGGTCACCGCCGCGGCCGGCACAGCGGAACCAGGCGGGGACGAGCGCGGCCTCCCGGACGCCGGGCCCCGACACCCCCGCTCCCCGGCCCGCCGGCTCCCGGCCTGCCCTGCCTGCCCGGCCCGCCGGATCCCCGATCTCCGACCGCCGCTCCCGGCACCCCGGCTCCCTCCCGGCCTCCCCGACGCCCCAGCCTGCCCGACGCCCCGGCTCCCCGGCTCCGTCCCCCGCTGCCGACACCGCGGCTCCTCCCGGCCTCCCCGGCGCTCCAGGTCCCCGAACTCCCTCCCCGGCCTCCGGCCTCCCCGGCGCCCAGGCCTCCTCCGCCGCCGGGCTCCGGGCCTCCGCGCCCGGCCGCCCCGACCCCCGGCCTCCCCAGCGCGGCCTCCCCGGCGCCGCCgcctccccgcccgccccgcccgccgcccgccacCCCGGCCGCCCTCCGGCGACCCACCCGCCCGCTCGCGGACAATGCGCCGCCCGCCGCGGCCGCCAAACATGGCGCCGGCACAGGCACCCGAGAGGCCGGCGggcgaggcggcggcggcgggcggcccCGACGaggccccggcccggcccccgccCACTCACCTTCGGGGCCGCGGCCGCGGGAGCCCGGCGGCGGGCGCGGAGGCCGGCGCGGCCCAGGCGGCGCTAATGGCGCCCGCGGCTCCCCCGCCAACGGCCGCGCAGGCCCGGGCCGCCGCCGCTCTGGGCGCGGGCTCCTGTCGGCGGCGCCCGGCCCGGCTCGGCGGCCGCGGGCTCGCGCGCTCTCGGGCTCTCCGGGCG tgcACGGGTTGA